Proteins from a genomic interval of Anatilimnocola floriformis:
- a CDS encoding C-terminal binding protein: MPRFKVLITDYAWPDVTIERNTLAEIDAELVVAPKGDAETLAGLAADCDAIMTNWAKVPQAVIEACKNCKIVSRLGIGLDNIDVAYCKSQNIPVTNVPDYCLIEVAEHALAQLLSLSRKVAFYHHETKNGRYVLQSGPKLRRIEGQTLGIVGLGNIGRKLAEKALGLKMKIIAYSRSRKDPMPGVEFVEIDELLQRSDYVSLHTPLTKDNKYWLNADKFKLFKPSAYLINTARGALIDGQALQNALNAGQLAGAALDVQEVEPPDLSQAPYNDPRVVVTPHAAFVSEESLQNLRSRVAKQVATRLTGGVPENIVNGVTVG, translated from the coding sequence ATGCCCCGCTTTAAAGTTCTCATCACCGACTACGCCTGGCCCGATGTCACTATCGAGCGGAACACCCTCGCCGAGATCGATGCCGAACTCGTGGTCGCGCCCAAGGGTGACGCCGAAACACTCGCGGGACTTGCCGCCGATTGCGATGCGATCATGACGAACTGGGCCAAGGTGCCGCAGGCCGTGATCGAGGCCTGTAAGAACTGCAAGATTGTTTCCCGGCTCGGCATTGGCCTCGACAACATCGACGTCGCCTACTGCAAGAGCCAGAACATTCCGGTGACGAATGTCCCTGACTACTGCCTGATCGAAGTCGCCGAGCATGCGCTCGCGCAGCTGTTGTCGCTGTCGCGCAAGGTTGCCTTCTATCATCACGAAACCAAAAACGGCCGGTATGTTTTGCAATCCGGCCCGAAGCTTCGTCGCATCGAAGGGCAAACGTTGGGCATCGTTGGCCTGGGCAACATCGGCCGCAAATTGGCCGAAAAGGCGCTCGGCTTGAAGATGAAAATCATCGCCTACAGCCGGAGTCGCAAAGATCCAATGCCGGGTGTCGAGTTCGTCGAAATCGACGAGCTGCTGCAGCGCAGTGATTACGTTTCGCTTCATACGCCGCTCACCAAGGACAACAAGTACTGGCTCAACGCCGACAAGTTCAAGCTATTTAAGCCGAGCGCTTATCTCATCAACACTGCTCGTGGCGCGCTCATCGATGGCCAAGCCCTGCAAAATGCCCTCAATGCCGGTCAACTCGCCGGCGCGGCGCTCGATGTGCAAGAAGTCGAGCCGCCGGATCTCTCGCAGGCTCCTTACAACGATCCGCGCGTGGTTGTCACTCCGCACGCGGCGTTTGTTTCGGAAGAATCGTTACAAAACCTCCGCTCGCGCGTGGCCAAGCAAGTCGCCACGCGTCTCACCGGCGGCGTGCCCGAAAATATCGTCAACGGCGTTACGGTCGGTTGA